Proteins found in one Fibrobacter sp. UWEL genomic segment:
- a CDS encoding extracellular solute-binding protein, which produces MFNLLKKTTLAAVIAATAALAAPKPLTVWIMPNGASPQEKLEQRLEIFTKRTGIPTKVEVLDWGVAWSRISQALDGKLDAPDVLQLGTTWIPYFASRKEIKPLNGWLKDIQPERFVPVSWNTTHIDADTVIYSVPWFIDVRPLLANKRIFKKNGLTKESVSTYEGFREALKKINASDESLDDGLKVHAYAFPGKSDWNILHNFAPWVWSNGGSFLEKDSTGKWHSNILSKNTLKGIESYLKFILDSLVSTDFLQLNTSQVTQRFNNGELAFIVNTTDVVMQTRFDGAMGGLAEARLGQDSVMVLPFPRGSTGSVSFIGGSNLAIPSSCKRSEAKDLLLFLIEDENLDAYTKQIGLLPSSKKVLEAWSEDEDYKELVKSLETGRAYVSIPEWGELEQLLVNMFSNVWDHMEIPSLYSVDKLYEMFSQYSHEIDRRLNYQATDVMTLAEFKEIWSAEKKDINRNVSIDENDIKKAVVEDNLKKAPFVFIAIVILSFLINFARKRKK; this is translated from the coding sequence ATGTTTAATCTGTTAAAAAAGACGACTCTAGCAGCCGTCATTGCAGCCACAGCTGCATTGGCAGCCCCTAAGCCGCTTACCGTATGGATTATGCCCAATGGGGCATCCCCGCAGGAAAAGCTGGAACAGCGTCTTGAGATTTTTACAAAAAGAACCGGAATCCCCACCAAAGTCGAAGTGTTGGACTGGGGTGTGGCCTGGAGCAGAATTTCCCAAGCTTTGGATGGCAAGCTGGACGCACCCGATGTGCTTCAGCTGGGCACCACCTGGATTCCCTATTTCGCATCCCGCAAGGAAATCAAGCCTTTAAACGGATGGCTCAAGGATATTCAACCCGAACGATTTGTCCCTGTCAGCTGGAACACCACCCATATTGATGCTGATACGGTAATCTATTCCGTACCCTGGTTCATTGACGTACGACCGCTGTTGGCAAACAAGCGAATCTTCAAGAAGAACGGCCTTACTAAGGAATCCGTTTCCACTTACGAAGGTTTCAGAGAGGCTCTGAAAAAGATTAACGCAAGCGATGAATCTCTGGACGACGGATTGAAGGTTCACGCATACGCCTTCCCCGGCAAGAGCGACTGGAACATTCTCCACAACTTCGCCCCGTGGGTTTGGAGCAATGGAGGTTCCTTCCTGGAAAAGGATTCCACCGGAAAGTGGCATTCCAACATCCTGAGTAAGAACACCTTGAAGGGAATCGAATCTTACCTGAAGTTCATCCTGGACAGCCTGGTATCAACCGATTTTCTTCAGTTGAACACTTCCCAGGTAACACAGCGATTCAACAACGGTGAGTTAGCGTTTATTGTCAACACCACTGACGTGGTCATGCAGACCCGCTTTGATGGTGCCATGGGCGGTCTCGCCGAAGCTCGTCTGGGTCAAGATAGTGTAATGGTCCTCCCCTTCCCCCGCGGTTCTACCGGTTCCGTAAGTTTTATCGGAGGAAGCAACCTGGCCATTCCCTCTAGCTGCAAACGCTCGGAAGCCAAGGATTTGCTTCTGTTCCTGATCGAAGACGAAAACCTGGACGCCTATACAAAACAGATTGGCCTACTCCCTTCCTCCAAAAAGGTGCTGGAAGCCTGGTCTGAAGACGAAGACTACAAGGAACTTGTAAAATCCCTGGAAACCGGACGCGCCTACGTATCCATCCCTGAATGGGGTGAACTGGAACAGCTCCTGGTGAACATGTTCAGTAATGTTTGGGACCACATGGAAATTCCGTCCCTCTACTCCGTAGACAAACTTTACGAAATGTTCTCCCAGTACTCTCATGAAATCGACAGAAGGTTGAACTATCAAGCCACAGACGTCATGACTCTGGCTGAATTCAAGGAAATCTGGAGCGCCGAAAAGAAGGACATCAACCGCAACGTCTCCATTGACGAAAACGATATCAAGAAGGCTGTCGTCGAAGACAATCTGAAAAAAGCACCCTTTGTCTTTATCGCGATTGTTATCCTGAG